The following proteins are co-located in the Lepisosteus oculatus isolate fLepOcu1 chromosome 9, fLepOcu1.hap2, whole genome shotgun sequence genome:
- the LOC102694823 gene encoding nucleoside diphosphate kinase — translation MAAQEERTFIAIKPDGVQRGLIGEIIKRFEQKGFRLVAMKMLHASEELLKEHYIDLKDRPFYSGLVKYMNSGPVVAMVWEGLKVVKTGRVMLGETDPAASKPGTIRGDFCIQVGRNIIHGSDSVESANKEISLWFKPEELVAYKSTAHDWIYE, via the exons ATGGCCGCCCAAGAGGAACGCACCTTCATTGCTATCAAGCCCGACGGTGTCCAGAGAGGACTCATCGGAGAGATCATTAAGCGCTTTGAGCAGAAAGGCTTCAGACTTGTGGCAATGAAAATGCTTCAC GCATCAGAGGAGCTCCTGAAAGAGCATTACATCGACCTTAAAGACAGACCGTTCTACTCCGGCCTGGTAAAATACATGAACTCCGGTCCCGTTGTTGCCATG GTATGGGAAGGCCTTAAAGTAGTGAAGACTGGCAGAGTAATGCTGGGCGAGACCGACCCTGCAGCCTCCAAGCCCGGTACCATCCGTGGTGACTTCTGCATTCAGGTTGGCAG GAACATCATTCACGGCAGCGACTCGGTGGAGAGCGCTAACAAGGAGATCAGCCTGTGGTTCAAGCCAGAGGAGCTGGTGGCTTATAAGAGCACAGCCCATGATTGGATCTACGAGTAA
- the mbtd1 gene encoding MBT domain-containing protein 1 isoform X7 → MYDGYDSCSEDTSSSSSSEESEEEVASIPANLPIIKNNGQVYTYPDGKAGMATCEMCGMVGVRDAFYSKTKRFCSVSCSRSYSSNSKKASILARLQGKPPTKKAKVLQKQPLMAKLAAYAQYQANQQNQAKSKTVVPVEGFDWGRYISSNNSVAAPVSCFKHFSCFKFVNQVPMGRSWGDISEGVRVEVPNTDSNLPGKVYWIAGIVKLAGFKALLRYEGFDNDSSRDFWCNLCVPDVHPVGWCATSGKPLVPPKSIQHKCTNWKAFLVKRLTGAKTLPPDFSAKVQESMQYPFKKLMRVEVVDKTHLCRTRVAIVDSVIGGRLRLVYEESEDGTDDFWCHMYSPLIHCIGWSRSIGHRFKRSDIAKKIEGVADAAAHLFMKVKDVDQSGEWFKDGMKLEAIDPLNLSAICVATVRKVLADGYLMIGIDGSEAADGSDWFCYHSTSPSIFPAGFCEINTIELTPPRGYTKLPFKWFDYLRETGSIAAPVKLFNKEVPNHGFRTGMKLEAVDLMEPRLVCVATVTRIVHRLLRIHFDGWEDEYDQWVDCESPDLYPVGWCQLTGYQLQPPAAQTSREIPTSVTKQKKKSQQYKGQKKKRKMPLVKKPVSLSSLPMTGMVRRSLSGDEELTPPPYRPHPAQAPQGALQPPSTSRELSPGLRTVVSMQLKEENLEGDEFTFSQGVSDQESNGSGSYYIKQEP, encoded by the exons CTACCTGTGAGATgtgtggaatggtgggagtcagAGATGCCTTTTATTCCAAAACCAAGCGATTCTGCAGCGTCTCTTGTTCCAGAAGTTATTCCTCTAACTCAAAGAAGGCCAGCATTCTGGCTAGGCTCCAG ggTAAACCACctacaaaaaaggcaaaagtcTTACAAAAACAACCTCTAATGGCCAAGTTAGCAGCATATGCCCAGTACCAGGCAAACCAACAAAACCAAGCTAAATCAAAAACAG TGGTTCCTGTGGAGGGGTTTGATTGGGGTCGTTACATCAGCAGCAATAACTCTGTTGCGGCACCTGTTAGCTGCTTTAAGCAC ttttcctgttttaaatttgtaaacCAGGTACCAATGGGAAGGTCCTGGGGTGACATCTCGGAAGGAGTAAGAGTAGAAGTTCCTAACACAGATAGCAATCTGCCAGGAAAGGTCTACTGGATCGCGGGAATCGTCAAATTAGCAG GCTTCAAGGCACTGCTGCGGTACGAGGGCTTTGACAACGACTCCAGCCGAGACTTCTGGTGTAACCTCTGTGTTCCCGATGTGCACCCAGTGGGTTGGTGTGCTACCAGTGGCAAGCCCCTCGTACCTCCCAAAT CTATCCAGCATAAATGCACCAACTGGAAAGCATTTCTTGTAAAGCGGCTCACTGGTGCTAAAACGCTTCCCCCGGACTTCTCTGCAAAG GTCCAGGAGAGCATGCAGTACCCCTTCAAGAAGCTGATGCGCGTGGAAGTGGTGGATAAGACGCACCTGTGTCGGACGCGGGTGGCGATCGTGGACTCCGTGATCGGCGGCCGGCTGCGGCTGGTGTACGAGGAGAGCGAGGATGGCACGGACGATTTCTGGTGCCACATGTACAGCCCCCTCATTCACTGCATCGGCTGGTCTCGAAGCATCGGTCACCGCTTCAAGCGATCAG ATATTGCAAAGAAAATAGAAGGTGTGGCTGACGCCGCGGCACACTTGTTTATGAAG GTGAAAGATGTTGACCAGAGTGGGGAATGGTTCAAAGATGGGATGAAGCTGGAAGCGATTGACCCTTTAAATCTTTCTGCAATATGTGTAGCTACTGTAAGGAAG GTCTTGGCAGACGGTTACCTCATGATAGGAATTGATGGCTCGGAGGCTGCGGACGGCTCAGACTGGTTCTGCTATCATTCCACCTCCCCTTCCATATTCCCTGCTGGTTTCTGTGAAATCAACACCATCGAGCTCACGCCACCCAGAG GCTACACCAAACTCCCATTCAAATGGTTTGActacctcagggaaacaggttcCATAGCAGCTCCAGTCAAGCTGTTTAATAAG GAGGTTCCTAACCACGGCTTTCGAACGGGGATGAAGCTGGAGGCCGTGGACCTCATGGAGCCCCGGCTGGTGTGCGTCGCCACGGTGACCCGCATCGTTCACCGGCTTTTGCGGATCCATTTCGACGGCTGGGAGGACGAGTACGATCAGTGGGTGGACTGCGAGTCTCCGGATCTCTACCCTGTGGGGTGGTGCCAGCTGACTGGATACCAGCTACAGCCTCCGGCAGCACAGA CCTCCCGAGAAATTCCCACGAGTGTGACGAAACAGAAGAAGAAGTCCCAGCAGTACAAAGGCCAAAAGAAAA AGAGGAAGATGCCGCTTGTGAAGAAGCCTGTCAGTTTGTCGAGTCTGCCCATGACAGGCATGGTGCGGAGGAGCTTATCTGGTGACGAAGAGCTGACTCCCCCCCCATACCGACCCCATCCTGCACAAGCACCCCAGGGGGCCCTGCAGCCTCCCAGCACTAGCCGAGAGCTCAGCCCCGGCCTCAGAACAG TGGTCTCAATGCAGCTGAAGGAAGAAAACCTGGAAGGGGATGAGTTCACGTTTTCGCAAGGAGTCTCTGACCAGGAAAGCAACGGTTCTGGCAGCTACTACATCAAACAGGAACCGTAA